Part of the Ornithinimicrobium flavum genome, TCTCGGTGCTCCCCCACCTCGGGACCGTCGTCGAGGCCGATCTGGTCGACGCCCTCCGCACCGCCCTGCGGGCGGACGTCAACAGCTACGGCTCGCAGGACCTGACGCTGGAGGAGGCGCGGTCCTGCTGGCAGGTCCTCCCGGCCGAGCGGGGTTTCGGCGACTACGTGGCCGCCCCCACCGACCTCGGCTCCTCCGCCTCCCCGAGGGCCGCCGTCGCCCTTCTGGGTGTGCACGACGACGGCACCGGTGAGGTCTGGGTCCTGCCGAGTCGTGCACCGACGGCGCACGGGTTACCCCGCTCACCGGGCCGCACGAGCTCGAGGCGTTCTCCCCGCGCTGAGGACCGGACGGTTCTCGGCGCCGGTGGTCCGCCGTCCTCCGCGTCGTGGCCGGTCGGACCTGTCGGGTCGAGGGAAGGGTCCCCCGCGGCATACCCTGGGGGGAACAACCCGGTCGTAGGATCGGTTCCACACACATCGTCCCCGTCTGAGCGTCCGCGCGCCCGCGCGGTCCAGGAAGGTCACCATGATCATCCAGCTGAGCCCCGAGTCAGCGCCGACCACCGGCGCCGACGGTGAGGTTCGCGACGTCATCATCATCGGGTCCGGCCCGGCCGGCTACACGGCCGCGGTCTACACGGCACGGGCCAACCTGCGCCCCCTGCTCTTCGAGGGGTCGGTCACGGCCGGCGGCGCGCTGATGAACACCACCGAGGTCGAGAACTACCCCGGCTTCGCCGAGGGCATCATGGGCCCGGAGCTGATGATGAGCATGCGCGAGCAGGCCGAGCGCTTCGGGGCCGAGATGGTGCGCGACGACGTCGTGGAGGTGGAGCTGACCGGCGACGTGAAGACCGTCACCGACGCCTCGGGCGGGATCCACCGCGCCCGCACCGTCATCCTGGCGATGGGATCGGCCTACCGCGAGCTGGGTCTGCCGCGCGAGAAGGAGCTCTCCGGTCACGGGGTCTCCTGGTGCGCCACCTGCGACGGCGCCTTCTTCCGCGACCAGGACATCCTGGTGGTCGGCGGGGGCGACTCGGCGATGGAGGAGGCGACCTTCCTCACCCGCTTCGGTCGGTCGGTCACGATCGTGCACCGCCGCGAGGAGCTGCGGGCCAGCAAGATCATGGCCGAGCGCGCCCAGTCCGACCCCAAGATCAGCTTCGCGTGGAACTCCGAGGTCACGGCGCTCCACGGCGACCCCAAGCTCACCTCGGTCACGCTGCGCGACACCGTCACCGGCCAGGAGCGCGAGGTTGCCACGACCGGTCTGTTCGTCGCGGTCGGCCACGACCCGCGCAACGAGCTCGTCCAGGGCCAGGTGGCGCTGGACGACGCCGGCTACGTCCTGGTCCAGGGCCGTGGCACCGCGACCGACGTGCCCGGCGTCTTCGCCTGCGGTGACCTGGTGGACCACACCTACCGTCAGGCGATCACCGCGGCCGGCAGCGGGTGCGCCGCCGCCCTCGACGCCGAGCGCTACCTCGCCTCGCTCGACGACGCGACCGACGTCACCCAGGTCGACGCCGGACTCGCGTCCGTCTGACCTCGGCCCACCCCGACCCGATCCCCCGAGAACGACTGCTAGAGAAGGAAACCATGGCTATCACGCAGACCAGCGACACCACCTTCCACGAGGACGTGCTGCAGCACGACGGCCCCGTGCTCGTCGACTTCTGGGCCCCCTGGTGCGGCCCGTGCAAGATGGTGGCGCCCATCCTCGAGGAGCTCTCCGAGGAGTGGGGCGACAAGCTCAAGGTGGTCAAGCTCAACACCGACGAGAACCCGCAGACCACGCAGGCCTACGGCATCACGGGCATCCCCACCCTGCACGTCTACTCCGGCGGCGAGGTCGTCAAGACGCTCGTCGGGGCCCTGCCGAAGAAGAAGCTCGCCAAGGAGATGGAGCAGTTCACCGCCTGACCGGCGGTCGCTGAACCCACAGCCGTCCACAGGGGTTATCCACACCCCTGTGGACGGCTTTCTCGTGCCCGGGGCCGTGTCGGGGCTCAGGCCTGCGCGCCGTCGAGGACGGCGAGGATGCGGTCCAGGTCCTCCTGACCGGCGAACTCGACCGTGATCCTGCCCTTGCGCCTCCCCATCGCCACCTGCACCCGTGTCTCGAGGCGGTCCGACAGGCGGGCGGCGACCTCCTGCAGCTCCGGCGCCGGAGCGCTGCTGCGCGGGGACCGGCGGGTGGGGGCGGGGTCCGAGCCGAGGACGACGATCTCCTCGACGGACCGGACCGACAGACCCTCGGCGACGATGCGCTGGGCCAGCCGCTCCATCGCGGCGCCGTCCTCCAGCCCGAGCAGCGCCCGGGCGTGCCCGGCGCTGAGGACGCCGGAGGCGACGCGACGCTGCACCATCGGGGGGAGCTTGAGCAGACGGATGGTGTTGCTGATCTGGGGACGGGAGCGGCCGATGCGCTGGGCGAGCTCGTCGTGGGTGCACGTGAAGTCGGTCAGCAGCTGCTGGTAGGCCGCGGCCTCCTCCAGCGGGTTGAGCTGCGCCCGGTGCAGGTTCTCCAGCAGGGCGTCCCGCAGCATGTGGTCGTCCTCGGTGTCGCGGACGATGGCGGGGATCGTCTCGCGGCCGGCCAGCCGGGAGGCCCGCAGCCGCCGCTCACCCATGACCAGCTCGTAGGTCGCGGCCTGCGGTTCGGTGTCGGCGACCTCCGGCGCAGTCCGATCAGAACCCTTCTGACCTGCGGAAACGCCATCCACACGACGTACGACCACCGGCTGGAGCACCCCGAGCTCACGGATGCTGTGGAGGAGCTCGGCGAGGTCGTCCTCGTCGAAGACCTCCCGCGGCTGCCGCGGGTTCGGACGGATGTCGGCGATACGCACCTCGGCGAATGTGGCTCCGGGCACCGGGGCGAGGTCCGCGCCGTCGGGCGTGGGAACTTCACCCTCGCCGCCGGTGGGCTCCGAGTTGTCGTCGCCGCCGGGCCCCGGGGCGTGGTTTCCCGTGAAACCATCCCCGTCGAGCTCACCCGCGCCGGACGCCGGGCGGGGGAAGAAGACGTCTCGCGGGCGGTCCTGGGTCTGCGGCTCGGACGGGATGAGCGCCCCCAGTCCTCGTCCCAGACCCCGACGGCGTTCACTCATGCGCTCTTTCCCTTCTGGCGGCGCATCTCGGCGGCCGCCTCTGCGTAGGACTGGGCACCCGAGCTCGTCGGGTCGTAGGTCAGCACCGTCTCGCCGTGACTGGGCGCCTCGCTGATGCGGACGGACCGGGGCACCACGGTGCGCAGGACCCGGTCGCCGAAGTGCTCCCGCACCTGGTCGGCGACGTCGTGTGCCAGGCGGGTCCGGCCGTCGAACATCGTCAGCAGGATCGTCGAGACCTCGAGCTCGGCGTTGAGGTGCAGCTGGATGAGCTCGACGTTCTTCAGGAGCTGGCTGAGCCCCTCGAGCGCGTAGTACTCGCACTGGATGGGGATGAGGACCTCGCGCGCCGCGACGAAGGCGTTCACGGTGAGCAGCCCGAGCGAGGGGGGACAGTCGATGATGATGAGGTCGGGTCGGTCGCCCACGGTGTCGAGGTAGGTCTGGATCGCCCGCCGCAGGCGGTTCTCCCGCGCGACGAGCGGCACCAGCTCGATCTCCGCACCGGCCAGGTCGATGGTCGCCGGCGCGCAGGTGAGACCCGGCACCTGGGGGCAGTCCTGCACGACCTCGCTCAGGGGTGCGCCGTCGATCAGGACGTCGTAGATGCCGGGTGTGCCGCTCGTGTGGGGGATGCTGAGGGCGGTCGAGGCGTTGCCTTGCGGATCCATGTCGATGACGAGCACGCGCAGCCCGCTCTGGGCCATCGCCGCCGCGATGTTGACCGTGGTGGTGGTCTTTCCCACCCCACCCTTCTGGTTGGACACCGTGATGATGCGGGTGCCCGTCCAGGCGTGCCCCAGATCCTGGACCCCGATCTTGCGCCTGCGCGCTCGTGAAGGCGGCGGTGCGGGAGCAGTTTCACGTGAAACGCGGGGGTCGGTTTCACGTGGAACATCGCTGCCGTTCACCCCGGGAGAGAGGTCGGTGGTCCCTCGTTGATCCGGGGCGGCGCCACCGGAGGTCGGCCCGCCGTCCCACTCCGGCCCTGGCCACCCGAGATGGTGCGGAGTGCCGACCACCTGTGTCGATGGGGTCCCCGGCCAACCGAGCGAGCGTGCGTGCGAGGAGTCCATGAGGGCTCCATCTTCGCCCATTGCCGCACGCGGACCAAAGCCGACCCGCTACGAAGAGCGACCTTTCCGTGCCCGTCCTCCCCGGCCACCCGCCTTCGCGGCGACTGCCCCCGGAGGGCAGGTCGGCAGGTGCTCGGGACGTTCCACGACCACCACGCGCACGGGCTCGGAGATCTCGCCCTCACCCAGCACCTGCAGCTCGGACCGCGTCACGCCCCAGGCGTCGAGCAGCGACTGCGCCTCGGCGAGCTCCTGCGCGGCCTTCTCCCCCTTGAGTGCGAGCAGCCGACCCGCGGGTGCCAGCAACGGGAAGGACCAGGCCACCAGCTTGTCGAGCGACGCGACAGCCCTGGCGGTCACGACGGGCACCTGGAGCGTGACCTCCTCGGCCCGTCCCCGATGGATGCGCACGTTGTCCAGGCCCAGCTCCTCGACCGCGGTCTCCAACCACGTGGTCCGCCGCAGCAGCGGCTCGATGAGGTGGACCTGCAGGTCCGGTCGCACCACGGCAAGCACCAGCCCGGGCAGGCCGGCGCCGGAGCCGATGTCGGCCACCTCGCTGCCCGGGGCCAGCAGAGGGTGCATGACGGCACAGTTGACGAGGTGCCGCTCCCACAGCCGCGGCGTCTCCCGCGGCCCGAGGAGGCCGTGGCTCGTGCCGGTCGTGGCGAGGAGCTCGGCATACCTCGTCGCCAGCGGGAGCCGGTCGGCGAAGACCCGCTCAGCCTCCGGAGGAGGGGCCGGCGCGGCGCCCGTCATGGCCGTCAGCGGGCGGGAAGGATGACGACGTAGCGCGCGGGCTCGGCGCCCTCGGACTCCGAGACCAGGCCGGCGGCCAGGACCTCGTCGTGGACGACCTTGCGCTCGAAGGCGGTCATCGGCTCCAGCTCGCGGCGCGCGCCGGACTCCTGGACCTCCGCGATCGCCCGCCGGGCGGTCTTCACCAGGGTGACCCGCCGGTCGGCGCGGTAGCCGGCGACGTCCAGCATGAGGCGGCTGCGCTCCCCGGTCTCGGCCTGCACGGCCAGCCGGGTCAGCTCCTGAAGGGCCTCCAGGACCACTCCGCCCGGTCCGACCAGCCGTCGTGGGGCGGCGCCGTCCTCGGAGTCCACGATGGCGACGGCCGCCCGGTTGCCCTCGACGTCGACCTCGAGGTCACCGTCCAGGTCGGCGATGTCGAGCAGGCTCTCGAGGAAGTCGGCGGCGATCTCACCCTGCCGCACCAGGTCCTCCTGGCTGGACGATGTGACGTGCGTCACATCGTCCTCGCCGGACCCGGCGTCCTCGTCGGTGTCTGTGGTCCCGACACCGGCGTTCCCCGCGGCCGGGTCGGCCGTGATGGCCGCACCCTCGTGGTCGGTCCCGGTGGTCGTGCCGTCGACGTCGGTGTCGGTGGCCGGCGTGGTCTGCTCGATGCTCATGCGGTGGTGCTCCTCGGTGTGTGGCGGAAGGTCGACCCGCGCGGGGTCGGAAGGGGAGGGGTCGAGGCGTCAGCGCTTCCTGGCGCGCTTCTTGCTCTTGGGCTGGACCCGCTGGCCGCTCGTGCGGGCCTGCTCGGCCGCCAGGGTCGCCGCCGCCTCGCGCTCGGCCATGTAGTTGGGGTTCTTCAGCTGCACCCCGGTGGCTGCCTTGCCCTTGCGGGCCATCCGCTCGAGGTACTTCTTCTCCGCCGGGGTGTTGGGCGCCGGCATGTTGCGGATGATGAAGAACTGCTGCCCCATCGTCCAGAAGTTGCTGACCGTCCAGTAGATGAGCAGCGCGACGGGGAAGTTCACACCCGTCACGGCGAAGACGATCGGCAGGACGTAGATGAGGATCTGCTGCTGGCGCGCCATCGGGCTGTTGAGCGCCTCGGGCGACATGTTCTGGCGCATCAGCTGGTGGCTGGTGAT contains:
- the trxB gene encoding thioredoxin-disulfide reductase codes for the protein MIIQLSPESAPTTGADGEVRDVIIIGSGPAGYTAAVYTARANLRPLLFEGSVTAGGALMNTTEVENYPGFAEGIMGPELMMSMREQAERFGAEMVRDDVVEVELTGDVKTVTDASGGIHRARTVILAMGSAYRELGLPREKELSGHGVSWCATCDGAFFRDQDILVVGGGDSAMEEATFLTRFGRSVTIVHRREELRASKIMAERAQSDPKISFAWNSEVTALHGDPKLTSVTLRDTVTGQEREVATTGLFVAVGHDPRNELVQGQVALDDAGYVLVQGRGTATDVPGVFACGDLVDHTYRQAITAAGSGCAAALDAERYLASLDDATDVTQVDAGLASV
- the trxA gene encoding thioredoxin, coding for MAITQTSDTTFHEDVLQHDGPVLVDFWAPWCGPCKMVAPILEELSEEWGDKLKVVKLNTDENPQTTQAYGITGIPTLHVYSGGEVVKTLVGALPKKKLAKEMEQFTA
- a CDS encoding ParB/RepB/Spo0J family partition protein, which codes for MSERRRGLGRGLGALIPSEPQTQDRPRDVFFPRPASGAGELDGDGFTGNHAPGPGGDDNSEPTGGEGEVPTPDGADLAPVPGATFAEVRIADIRPNPRQPREVFDEDDLAELLHSIRELGVLQPVVVRRVDGVSAGQKGSDRTAPEVADTEPQAATYELVMGERRLRASRLAGRETIPAIVRDTEDDHMLRDALLENLHRAQLNPLEEAAAYQQLLTDFTCTHDELAQRIGRSRPQISNTIRLLKLPPMVQRRVASGVLSAGHARALLGLEDGAAMERLAQRIVAEGLSVRSVEEIVVLGSDPAPTRRSPRSSAPAPELQEVAARLSDRLETRVQVAMGRRKGRITVEFAGQEDLDRILAVLDGAQA
- a CDS encoding ParA family protein, translating into MSNQKGGVGKTTTTVNIAAAMAQSGLRVLVIDMDPQGNASTALSIPHTSGTPGIYDVLIDGAPLSEVVQDCPQVPGLTCAPATIDLAGAEIELVPLVARENRLRRAIQTYLDTVGDRPDLIIIDCPPSLGLLTVNAFVAAREVLIPIQCEYYALEGLSQLLKNVELIQLHLNAELEVSTILLTMFDGRTRLAHDVADQVREHFGDRVLRTVVPRSVRISEAPSHGETVLTYDPTSSGAQSYAEAAAEMRRQKGKSA
- the rsmG gene encoding 16S rRNA (guanine(527)-N(7))-methyltransferase RsmG produces the protein MTGAAPAPPPEAERVFADRLPLATRYAELLATTGTSHGLLGPRETPRLWERHLVNCAVMHPLLAPGSEVADIGSGAGLPGLVLAVVRPDLQVHLIEPLLRRTTWLETAVEELGLDNVRIHRGRAEEVTLQVPVVTARAVASLDKLVAWSFPLLAPAGRLLALKGEKAAQELAEAQSLLDAWGVTRSELQVLGEGEISEPVRVVVVERPEHLPTCPPGAVAAKAGGRGGRARKGRSS
- a CDS encoding protein jag, which produces MSIEQTTPATDTDVDGTTTGTDHEGAAITADPAAGNAGVGTTDTDEDAGSGEDDVTHVTSSSQEDLVRQGEIAADFLESLLDIADLDGDLEVDVEGNRAAVAIVDSEDGAAPRRLVGPGGVVLEALQELTRLAVQAETGERSRLMLDVAGYRADRRVTLVKTARRAIAEVQESGARRELEPMTAFERKVVHDEVLAAGLVSESEGAEPARYVVILPAR
- the yidC gene encoding membrane protein insertase YidC, which encodes MQPELMKIQAKYKGKKDQASQKAFQEETFGLYREAGANPFGACLPILIQMPFFFALFRLLNSAAAVRDGRAEPLGMFNRELATKMADSSIFGAELTSTFLHHQDLSAKILSVVLILVMSATQFITSHQLMRQNMSPEALNSPMARQQQILIYVLPIVFAVTGVNFPVALLIYWTVSNFWTMGQQFFIIRNMPAPNTPAEKKYLERMARKGKAATGVQLKNPNYMAEREAAATLAAEQARTSGQRVQPKSKKRARKR